The Mytilus edulis unplaced genomic scaffold, xbMytEdul2.2 SCAFFOLD_764, whole genome shotgun sequence genome includes a window with the following:
- the LOC139507344 gene encoding uncharacterized protein, translating to MLHLDEYGYEGHGNDIPEECRISRTKFIHWARDVKRIPIVSKDLATTSFDEIIENEGELDAEDAVQSINVNKPNTANGSVGRNVHASPVTEIKKDNGSVGLNSPLDQSVIEPTVQTAEKNDHTVESMNEPDTQGNTNPMVMSEDEPAIQLAIETIDAVGDDNINPELESGETNCDKEASIESNEEENCREGMDNPIKNLIGM from the exons ATGCTTCATTTGGATGAGTATGGTTATGAGGGACACGGTAATGACATTCCAGAAGAGTGTAGAATATCTAGAACAAAATTCATTCACTGGGCCAGAGATGTGAAg aggatACCAATAGTATCAAAAGATTTGGCCACTACGTCTTTTGATGAAATAATAGAAAATGAAGGCGAATTAGACGCTGAAGATGCTGTTCAATCCATTAATGTAAACAAACCAAACACAGCAAATGGAAGTGTTGGAAGAAATGTACATGCTTCTCCAGttacagaaataaaaaaagataacggAAGTGTGGGATTGAACAGCCCACTAGATCAGAGTGTTATTGAACCAACAGTTCAAACTGCAGAAAAGAATGATCATACGGTTGAGAGTATGAATGAACCAGATACTCAAGGCAATACCAATCCTATGGTCATGAGTGAAGATGAACCAGCCATTCAACTTGCAATAGAAACCATTGATGCAGTTGGGGATGACAATATTAATCCAGAGCTTGAAAGTGGAGAAACTAATTGTGATAAAGAAGCCTCCATTGAAAGTAATGAAGAAGAAAACTGCCGAGAGGGGATGGACAATCCAATAAAAAATCTAATTGGTATGTAA